In one window of Candidatus Zixiibacteriota bacterium DNA:
- a CDS encoding PEP-CTERM sorting domain-containing protein, which translates to MVTYKRQNRIQIYWLVALVVFVLTMTSTWDDVYGVGNPSNVVDTTKTSNGSESLPKGSTNPPYETPGEPVSGVPEPATLILLGSGLSAIYLYGRNRNRLKN; encoded by the coding sequence ATGGTCACGTACAAACGTCAGAATAGGATTCAAATTTATTGGCTGGTAGCCCTCGTTGTTTTTGTCCTGACTATGACTAGCACATGGGATGATGTATACGGTGTCGGCAACCCGAGTAATGTTGTGGACACGACGAAGACCTCAAACGGAAGTGAAAGCCTTCCTAAGGGCAGCACAAATCCGCCTTATGAAACGCCCGGAGAACCGGTTTCAGGGGTACCCGAGCCGGCTACCTTGATTTTATTGGGAAGTGGATTGAGCGCGATTTATCTGTATGGCCGCAATCGGAATAGATTGAAAAATTAG